The Macaca fascicularis isolate 582-1 chromosome 1, T2T-MFA8v1.1 genome includes a window with the following:
- the LOC135969369 gene encoding endogenous retrovirus group FC1 Env polyprotein-like has translation MAPIICFEFDQTKYNCKHYWWHQNASCPYNYCNIHRFRYWGEEEQLDPKWAFHRRRDGDFSYTWIVRDPWNSRWTTPQHGAVYYSPSSTWPSSHLYLWRGLVQVLPLVHGNIQRQENRLTQDLCPFSWLKLLQEGLELANLTGLHSLSGCFLCATLGRPPLTAVPLPWGSSTSAQANNLRNLSYAPILNVPLYLNPSQEKFPYCFSGTNSSLCSITAMPPNITLRAPPGIFFWCNGTLSKNLSSPSVTNLLCLPVTLVLRLTLLTAGEFLGYTGNWTSTAIHPVPRPRPARAIFLPLIAGISLTSSLIAAGLAGRALGHTLIESNKLYQQFAIAMEESAESLASLQRQLTSLAQVTLQNQRALDLLTAEKGGTCMFLKEDCCFYINESGLVEDWVQQLRKLSTEVKKRQFASAADQWWNSSVFSLLAPFLGPLLSLLFLFTVRPCVVNRILQFVRERFDTVQLMVLRAQYQPVNAETESDL, from the coding sequence atggcaccaataatatgctttgagtttgatcagactaaatacaattgtaagcactattggtggcaccaaaatgccagctgtccttataactattgtaacattCATAGATTCCGTTATTGGGGAGAGGAAGAACAGTTAGACCCTAAGTGGGCCTTCCATCGTAGACGGGATGGagacttttcatatacatggatagttagagacccctggaactcccgctggaccacgcctcaacatggggctgtatactactccccctcctccacatggcctagcagtcacctctatctgtggcgagGTCTAGTGCAGGTACTGCCTCTGGTCCATGGAAATATCCAACGAcaagaaaacagactaacacaagacttatgtcctttctcctggttaaaattattacaagaaggactagaacttgctaaccttacaggacttcacagcctgtctggctgctttctgtgtgccaccctagggcgtccaccgctaaccgctgtccctctgccatggggatcctctacctctgcccaagctaacaacctccGAAACCTCTCATATGCCCCTATCCTTAACGTGcccctatacctaaaccccagtcaggagaagtttccctactgtttctcaggaaccaattccagcctctgcagcatcactgcaatGCCCCCTAATATCACCCTAAGGGCTCCGccaggcatattcttctggtgtaatggaacaTTATCTAAGAACCTATCTAGTCCCTCTGTTACCAACCTACTGTGTCTTCCTGTCACATTAGTTCTccggttgactctactaactgccggcgagttcctagggtacaccggtaactggactagtactgctattcacccagtccctagaccgagacctgcacgagccatatttctccccctcattgcggGAATCTCCCTCACCTCGTCCCTCATTGCGGCCGGACTGGCGGGGAgagccctaggtcacaccctcatagaaagcaacaagttgtaccaacaatttgccattgctatggaggagtcagctgagtcccttgcctcccttcagcggcagctcacgtccctagctcaggtaaccttgcagaaccagagggccctagacctactcactgctgaaaaaggtggtacatgtatgtttctaaaagaagactgttgtttctacataaatgaatcagggcTTGTAGAGGACtgggtccaacagttacgcaagcTAAGCACAGAAGTAAAAAaacggcagtttgcttcagctgcagaccaatggtggaattcctctgtgttttccctgttagcccccttccttggacccctgctaagtctactatttctgtTTACCGTAagaccttgtgttgttaacagaattttacaatttgtcagggAAAGATTTGACACCGTACagctcatggtcctcagagcccaataccaacctgtaaacgctgaaacagaatcagacttataa